aattatcgaaatattgaatGTTGTCGATAGCTTATACTATAGGTACACTTGAAATTAGCAAATGCAAACGTCCCAATCAGGCACTTTGTCCTGAACCTTTGGATATCACTATGCAAATTGTGAGGCTTGCCCAAGTGTTCGAACCTTGCACGTGTAGTGCTGAGCATTCACTATAACTGAGCTGCAGATTCTTCCCCTTCCATGCACCAGCGTCATTCTTGCTCATCTGTAATGCCCATAATGATGAGATGGCGCCTTAGATGGCCATGTCCATTTAAACGGCCAGACACCAGACGAATTTCACCCCAATTTAAGTGAAGCAGATGACGGGTGAAAGAGGCATCTATGAGTGCACTTATTATAATCAATCACTAAGGCCGAATTTTACAAGTGAAGTGGGGTTTACCGACAAACTTCGGTTTAAATGTTACCAGTGGTCAGGGGTAGTTTAAACGTCAATTCAATGTGAAACGGAGGATCCGAAcctagttttttcaaattttccacatttttacGATATTATAAAGAGTTTTGGTGAAATGATTGAGATTTTGCACTTCTTATTTGATGAACTCGACGataatgatgaagaaattatcaatattttcgaagcgccgaaaaaacaaaaagttattcgtcCTAGAGCAAGTTTCTTCACAACCAAAGGCACCACTTCATGGTTAGAGAAATTACAATtgcaaattattcatttttgtttatataacttTCTTAATCAATTCAGCTTTAATACgaatataggaaaaattttaatcatatttccGCGCTATTGACAACTAGCAAAAAAATGTCTGCTTAACTGTGACCTTATTATTTGCTTAAACTAGCATTAAACCATATTGTAAACCTTAATTTAATCTCCAGTTTTAGTCTAGGTTGTAAAATTGGCCCTAAAAATGTAAGCTACCAGGCTAGAATAATCTATTCACATCTTATAGGCAAGGAGATGAAatctcaaataaaattatagacaATGACGTTTATTTCGATGATATTACAGAAAAATGCAATTCCTAAAATCTATAGTTAGTTAATCTGTTTTAAATCATGGAATTAAAGCTACTTACAACTAAATTAAAGTCTTTCATACATCATCTTTTAAGTTTATTTCGatatgttaaaattttcaaaattgtctttTGTGGTAAATTTTAAGATTGTGtaattaaccaaatttttattGCCACTTAACAGTAACAAGTTCTATTTTGCATTCATGTCATATATTGTGGTATTTCTGATTAAATTATCTTGATTCcataaatttaataacaattttgtgTAAAATCAAATGCTCACGATTTATTagtaacaaaatattgtaaGGTACCTTTCACtattatatagtatatatagaATCATGACAATCTTTATAGTTTAATGATATTCATAAACgatacaaaattcaataaaagagCCCATTATCACTAAATAATCGACAAATTCAACTATAACTATTGATTGAACAACTTCGATacctttcaaaaacaatacTGGTTGAAACCTCTGGGTAACATTgctatatttttgtgaaaattatttttttctatttatttatcttgAGGGAGCTTCACCCCTCAAAATTATCGATTGAAAAGTTGAAACGGTAGTCAGTAATGTGGgctgaaaattaaattaatatttcatacgtttttaataaatttgaattatataggTAATTTAACAAGCAATCGATTGGTTCTATTTTGGCTATTCAACACATTTTAAAAACCAAAAGATgcatttgtaaactcatattaAGTACGATAGTGGAATTTATTATTGATCATTTCATTTCTCCGTTGAATTCACATGTAGACTACAATTACTTTTCCTTGTAGATGGCAATATTATCCAGCGATATCCTTGACCATCCTTGTGacaatgatgatgaaaaaatggAGACTATCTATCAaacagattttattaaaaaaggcTTACCTGTTACTGCATATAAAAAACTGATGGCAGCTATCGATTCTCCAGTAGGAATTCCAGTTAAAGGAGAAGTTATAGGATTAGGTCGCGGACAGAGAGATCCTACTAAATTCAGGACCAGTACCTTCCCTAAGCCGTTTGTAGATGTTTGTCCAcaaatcagtttccaaagaagtAAGTATAACTTTCCTTCTCCAATTTTCTCCTATCGATTCTGTcgattcaaattaaaataacttctacctttattcttatttattcttttcatgAAAATCATTCTTTTTCCAAAAGACTAATTGCTTCATAAATGGTTCAAAGTTTCCTTATGAGTACATGGTTCTTATAATTCATTCAATCTACATATTTTCCGCAGAATAAGAAATACTATCAACCAAATAGAGCttataactcaattttttaacTCTCATAACCTCTTTGATGCCCTTTTATGGTAGATATGCAGATTCACTATTATAGAGGTATTAAAACATGACTACTATTTCTTGGTAATattccataaataaatttaactcTTTCATGTGTCGGATATGAAGTGACcatactaatattttaaatcttttatttttctagcACCAACAGCAATAGATGAGTGGTTTGTACACAGAACGGGTAACAGCGAGTACTATGATACTATTAACAATATGGGTGTTAATATTATGAGGTCTCGTCAACAGTATACTAAACCTCTGCTTACAAGTAGAGGTAAAGAAGACGACCCTTGTCGCTAAGTACCATAAATATCCTCATtgatttattaagaaataaaacaaatatttttttggtttcaatgAGTTCTTATTATATACAAACACTGTTTATATTAACtctataatttcttcttttgCATAGTTTTGATAAAGATTAATTCGCAGTCTGCCTGAGCTATAGCGGACTAGGTGCTTTATCCTATGTTAGCTTAGATTAACAGAGTCACCTCCACTTTCAGCCGAGATCCACTCGCAGGCCTTAGGCCCTTTGTGATGCCCTTGCTGACTTTTCAGTCAGCACCATTTCACTTCCCTTGCCCCCTTCCCAAGCTTTTCCAGTTTGCAATGAAGTAATTCAGGTCCTTAACACCCAGCTCCACTGCTTCTTCCAGACATTCCAATGTTTAATTACCCATGCATTGTAGTCGTTTCGACGCCAATGCTATGCAGTGACACATTAGATGTTCTATTGTCTCTTCCTCTTAACTGCATTCTGCACAGAAATCTTCGGTTCTGATACCCATTTTCCTGAGTCTAGAGCCTACTGTGCAGTGACCAGTAATCACTGCTATGACCCTTCGGATCGAGGCTTTCCCATAGCCTAGCAGTTctattatcttcttcttctgtaGCACCGGCCACGAGGAGCGTGAGATGGCACAGTCATCTCTATTACTCCATCTCTTGCTGTGCTCTCCCTCTTAATGCTCTATCTATTGTGTCTCTCAACAATTTGATCGGTGGTAGTGGCAAGCCCACCGCTTTGTCCCCGCTCCTGGTGGTTCCCAATTTGGCTAGCTTGTCTGCCATTTGATTCCTTCTATATTGCTGTGTCCAGGTATCCAGCAGAGTCTAACCTTTCGGTCACGAATCCATGACAGGGCTTTGCGACAACTCAGCACTGACCTAGATCTCACTACCGTAGACGATAGTGATCTCAGAACCGCTTGGTTATACGTGTAGATTGTGATGTCATGCACCGTTTCATCTCTGCGTCGGATTAGTTCCGCGGTTCGTTCTATTGCCCGCAGCTCGGCCTGCAGTATGTTGCAGCCATTTCTAAGCCTCAAGGATTCCCTTATTCCCAAAACCTCAAAGTAAACTTCCGCTCCCGTCTGTTCGTCCTTTACGGACCGTGCTTTATCCTAGTGCAAGAAAATACTTTGAAGCAACTTTCCCGGTGCTTTTTCTTTCATAGCCTCACGTAATTTTGGATCTGAATGGGCACTTGTATTTGTGGTTTCTTTTTGGGAGAAGTCTATTGAAATTACACCTTCACGATGCCAAATGATAGTTAGCATGACCTTCTCCAAGATGTATTCAAAATACTCGAAAACTGTCATATAGATCAAAAGAcaatagaaatgataaaaacaatatacaaaGCTAATAA
The sequence above is drawn from the Diorhabda carinulata isolate Delta chromosome 6, icDioCari1.1, whole genome shotgun sequence genome and encodes:
- the LOC130895616 gene encoding uncharacterized protein LOC130895616 — translated: MADSETFLTSNRRDYKWPYPKPMVSRPSEPPARAKPNNDYVATLVEPYCHCDFHLYEPEMGRYKKLAQKEMQLYKELEELSKKMAILSSDILDHPCDNDDEKMETIYQTDFIKKGLPVTAYKKLMAAIDSPVGIPVKGEVIGLGRGQRDPTKFRTSTFPKPFVDVCPQISFQRTPTAIDEWFVHRTGNSEYYDTINNMGVNIMRSRQQYTKPLLTSRGKEDDPCR